In the Flavobacterium sp. J372 genome, one interval contains:
- a CDS encoding ATP-dependent Clp protease adaptor ClpS, with product MSTKEKVLEEVLLDEQTSFNNEIVLYNDEVNTFDHVIETLMRVCRHTAEQAEQCSLIVHYNGKCTVKTGEISELKPQCTQLLEAGLSAEIV from the coding sequence ATGAGTACAAAAGAGAAGGTTTTAGAAGAAGTGCTGCTTGATGAGCAAACATCTTTTAATAATGAGATAGTATTGTACAACGATGAGGTAAATACTTTTGACCATGTGATTGAAACATTAATGCGCGTATGCCGGCATACTGCTGAGCAGGCCGAGCAGTGTTCGCTCATAGTACATTACAACGGTAAATGCACCGTAAAGACCGGTGAGATAAGCGAGCTGAAGCCGCAATGCACCCAATTGCTTGAAGCAGGGCTTAGTGCGGAGATAGTTTAA
- a CDS encoding triple tyrosine motif-containing protein encodes MRSYLLSLLFLSLILNAQELPPIVKYSTDAYGAGNQNWMISQDSRKFMYFANNEGLLEFNGTAWTLYPSPNETIIRSVNVIGDRIYTGCYMEFGYWQRSANGSLKYHSLSHKIKNKILDDEQFWNIAGHDQWIIFQSLNQIFIYDTKSGKFNIIKPETGVNKVFTVNNTVFYQTFGTGLFEIENGRSKPISKDPVLLANKIVNIFHKDDAYLLQTQFNGLFTLRDGAINKWQTAADAELSSSSIYSSRMLSDGSLALGTVSNGIFIVSPEGSTRYHITQNRGLSNNTALSVFEDADKNLWIGLDNGINCINLKSGLRSFVDDTGFLGTVYASILHQGNLYIGTNQGLFYKPYGSSADLKFIPGTKGQVWSLYAYNGILLCGHDSGTYIISNGSASHIFTASGTWKFEPHPTNPQLLLQGNYHGISVLERTAAGWKFRNWIKGFDYSSRYFETADNDIYISHEYKGVFRITADAGFTQAIAFEAYKHPAKGKNSSLAKFNNTIYYASKDGFFRLNSKSKQFTKDNALTKILQQDTYTSGKLTADKSNRLWFFTKNYINYFSSGKLNTALKHNVIPIPSSLTNSMLGFENITQLSPSNYLVGTTDGYYTINTSNLLFNNYDISITGVAANKMNKPAQKAMMQGDSEFPYAENNLTFYFTVPEYDKYVNAQFQYLLEGMQDEWSEWNARAFVNFKNLPSGSYIFKVRAKTGSNVSKPATYTFTVLKPWYRTNVAIAIYLVIAVIAAYFINRAYKNYYNRQREKLIEENNRLLEIKELENEQQLMKIKNEQLQQEFENKNRELAVSTMNLIKKNELLSAIKDDLKKNSENSGERNVKSVIATINKNINEDDTWDMFKEAFNNADKDFLKKMKAAHPLLTPNDLRLCAYLRLNLSSKEIAPLLNISVRSVEIKRYRLRKKMDLPHELGLVEYILSV; translated from the coding sequence TTGCGCAGTTATTTACTCTCCCTGCTTTTCTTGTCATTAATCCTGAATGCACAGGAGCTACCACCTATTGTAAAATACAGTACTGATGCCTATGGCGCAGGCAACCAGAACTGGATGATAAGCCAGGACAGCCGCAAGTTTATGTATTTTGCGAATAACGAGGGGTTGCTGGAGTTTAACGGTACAGCATGGACGCTTTACCCCTCGCCTAACGAAACCATCATACGCTCGGTGAATGTAATTGGCGACAGGATATACACAGGCTGCTACATGGAATTTGGTTACTGGCAGCGAAGCGCAAACGGAAGCCTGAAGTATCATTCTTTAAGCCATAAAATAAAAAATAAGATTCTTGATGATGAGCAATTCTGGAATATTGCAGGCCATGACCAGTGGATAATCTTCCAGTCGCTGAACCAGATCTTTATATACGATACAAAAAGCGGTAAATTCAATATAATAAAGCCCGAAACAGGTGTTAATAAAGTATTTACAGTAAATAATACTGTTTTTTACCAAACCTTTGGCACCGGCCTTTTTGAAATTGAAAACGGCAGAAGCAAACCAATTAGTAAAGACCCGGTGTTGCTGGCCAACAAAATTGTAAACATTTTTCACAAAGACGATGCATACCTTTTGCAAACGCAGTTTAACGGGCTTTTTACTTTAAGGGATGGTGCAATAAACAAATGGCAGACAGCTGCCGATGCCGAACTCTCATCGAGCAGTATTTACAGCAGCCGTATGCTTAGTGACGGCAGCCTAGCGCTGGGCACAGTAAGCAATGGTATATTCATCGTTTCTCCGGAAGGCAGCACCCGCTACCATATTACGCAAAACAGGGGGCTTAGCAATAACACAGCGCTTTCGGTTTTTGAAGATGCCGACAAAAATTTATGGATAGGCCTTGATAACGGCATCAACTGCATCAACCTTAAAAGCGGACTGCGGAGCTTTGTAGATGATACCGGTTTCTTAGGCACCGTTTACGCCTCAATATTACATCAAGGCAATTTATATATCGGCACCAACCAGGGCCTTTTTTATAAGCCTTATGGCAGCAGCGCCGACCTGAAGTTTATACCCGGCACAAAAGGCCAGGTATGGTCATTATATGCTTACAACGGCATATTGCTATGCGGGCATGACTCCGGCACTTATATAATATCTAATGGTAGTGCAAGCCATATCTTTACAGCATCAGGCACATGGAAATTTGAGCCGCACCCAACAAACCCGCAGCTACTGTTACAGGGTAATTATCACGGCATTTCAGTATTAGAGAGAACTGCTGCCGGATGGAAATTCCGTAACTGGATAAAAGGCTTTGATTACTCAAGCCGCTACTTTGAAACTGCCGACAATGATATTTATATAAGCCATGAGTATAAAGGTGTTTTCAGGATTACGGCCGATGCTGGTTTTACACAAGCTATTGCTTTTGAAGCATATAAACACCCTGCAAAAGGAAAAAATTCCAGTCTGGCAAAATTCAACAACACCATTTATTATGCTTCAAAAGACGGCTTTTTCAGATTAAATAGCAAGTCAAAGCAGTTTACAAAAGACAATGCCCTTACAAAGATATTACAACAAGACACCTACACTTCGGGTAAGCTCACCGCAGATAAATCAAACAGGTTGTGGTTTTTTACTAAGAATTATATCAATTATTTTTCGTCAGGTAAACTCAACACGGCATTAAAACACAATGTAATACCCATACCTTCATCACTTACCAACTCGATGCTGGGGTTTGAAAACATAACACAGCTAAGCCCAAGCAATTACCTTGTAGGTACAACCGATGGTTATTATACTATAAATACATCTAATCTCTTATTTAACAACTATGATATAAGCATTACAGGTGTTGCGGCAAACAAAATGAACAAACCGGCTCAAAAAGCAATGATGCAGGGCGATTCAGAATTTCCGTATGCCGAAAATAACCTGACTTTTTATTTTACCGTTCCTGAATATGATAAATATGTAAATGCACAATTTCAATATCTTCTTGAAGGTATGCAGGACGAGTGGAGTGAATGGAACGCACGGGCATTTGTGAATTTTAAAAACTTACCTTCGGGCTCTTATATATTTAAAGTCAGGGCTAAAACCGGAAGCAATGTATCCAAACCTGCAACATACACATTTACAGTACTGAAACCCTGGTATCGAACTAATGTCGCCATAGCTATTTACTTGGTCATTGCGGTTATTGCAGCATACTTTATTAACCGTGCTTATAAAAATTACTACAACAGGCAGCGTGAAAAATTGATCGAAGAAAATAACCGCTTACTTGAAATAAAAGAGCTGGAAAATGAACAGCAGCTCATGAAAATTAAGAATGAGCAGCTTCAGCAGGAATTTGAAAATAAAAATCGTGAGCTGGCTGTATCAACCATGAACCTTATCAAGAAAAATGAACTGCTTTCTGCCATAAAAGACGACCTTAAAAAGAATTCAGAAAATTCTGGTGAAAGAAATGTTAAATCAGTCATCGCTACTATTAATAAAAATATTAATGAAGATGATACCTGGGATATGTTTAAGGAAGCCTTTAATAATGCAGATAAAGATTTCCTGAAAAAGATGAAAGCAGCCCACCCACTGCTGACTCCAAACGATCTTCGCCTTTGCGCATATCTTCGCCTCAATCTTTCATCAAAAGAAATAGCCCCGTTGCTTAATATTTCGGTTCGCAGTGTTGAGATAAAGCGATATCGTTTGCGCAAAAAAATGGATTTACCTCACGAATTAGGCCTTGTTGAGTATATACTGTCTGTTTAA
- the prmA gene encoding 50S ribosomal protein L11 methyltransferase, translating to MPVYIGYHFTIIPKDPGAEILLAELGELPFESFEETENGLSAYIQKEFWNEDILKDVFILKSDEFKVQYTHEDIEQVNWNEEWEKNFEPIAVNDECYVRAPFHEKKDVKYDIVIEPKMSFGTGHHETTFMMIQHLLETDVTGMKTLDMGCGTAILAILAEMKGAKPIDAIDIDNWCYLNSVENAERNNCSHISVYEGDAALLQGKSYDLIIANINRNILLQDMKQYADCLNKGGLLLLSGFYEEDMPYIDEACSANGLEFVKKHQKNNWVSLKYNKLA from the coding sequence ATGCCTGTATATATAGGATATCATTTTACAATAATACCAAAAGACCCCGGAGCTGAAATTTTGCTTGCCGAACTGGGCGAACTTCCTTTTGAAAGTTTTGAGGAAACAGAGAACGGCCTGTCAGCTTATATTCAAAAAGAATTTTGGAATGAGGATATTCTTAAGGATGTTTTTATCCTGAAATCGGATGAGTTTAAAGTTCAATATACTCATGAAGATATTGAGCAGGTAAACTGGAATGAAGAATGGGAAAAGAATTTTGAGCCGATTGCAGTAAATGATGAGTGCTATGTGCGGGCACCATTCCATGAAAAGAAAGATGTGAAGTATGATATTGTGATTGAGCCTAAAATGAGCTTTGGCACAGGCCATCATGAAACTACGTTTATGATGATACAGCACCTGCTTGAAACTGATGTTACCGGTATGAAAACACTTGACATGGGCTGCGGTACTGCGATACTCGCCATACTTGCCGAAATGAAAGGCGCCAAGCCTATTGATGCCATAGATATTGACAACTGGTGCTACCTTAACTCTGTTGAAAATGCAGAGCGTAATAATTGCAGCCATATAAGCGTTTATGAGGGTGATGCGGCACTGCTTCAAGGTAAAAGCTACGACCTGATTATTGCAAATATCAACAGGAATATTTTGCTTCAGGATATGAAGCAGTACGCAGATTGCCTGAATAAAGGGGGGCTTTTATTATTGAGCGGCTTTTATGAAGAAGACATGCCGTATATTGATGAAGCGTGTTCTGCCAACGGCCTTGAGTTTGTAAAAAAGCACCAAAAGAACAATTGGGTTTCTTTGAAATATAATAAATTAGCCTAA
- a CDS encoding OprO/OprP family phosphate-selective porin, which yields MKKILLLLMMLISISVWSQIDIKRTTTDNDLKLSALPYYNYGKGLGLTSPDSLFQLNIRFRMQNRVTYLQEEDEEAAIDGQIRRLRLRFDGYVGNPKFLYALQLSFAPGDVGEVREGENINIIRDAMIFYRPNRHWNIGFGQTKLPGNRQRVNSSGGLQLTDRTINNARFTIDRDFGFQVHNLNEFKDKFSYNFKGAISMGEGRNSTDEPDNGLAYTGKAELFPFGAFTKDGTYFEGDLMREQAPKLMISGAYQYNNKARRTQGQLGNDLFEKRDMRSILADAMFKYDGWAFMAAYMQRIAKNPVTYNPDDITDREYVFTGHGFDYQASYLFPSNYEVIGRFSTQDVHRDIQAFAPDAKQFSLGVTKYIWEHAFKAQMELTLDDLDYFDGTSKQNWYVRFQIEMGI from the coding sequence ATGAAGAAAATTTTGCTGCTGTTAATGATGCTCATAAGCATTTCTGTCTGGTCTCAGATTGATATAAAACGTACAACTACCGATAATGACCTTAAACTTTCGGCGCTGCCTTACTACAACTATGGTAAAGGATTAGGCTTAACCTCACCTGACAGCCTTTTCCAGCTCAATATACGATTCCGGATGCAAAACAGGGTAACCTACCTGCAGGAAGAAGATGAAGAAGCTGCAATAGACGGACAGATTCGACGCCTTCGCCTGAGGTTTGACGGGTATGTGGGTAACCCGAAATTCTTATATGCACTGCAATTATCTTTTGCACCAGGAGATGTTGGCGAAGTGCGTGAAGGCGAAAACATAAATATAATAAGGGATGCGATGATTTTTTACCGCCCAAACCGCCATTGGAACATTGGCTTCGGGCAGACAAAGCTTCCGGGCAACAGGCAGAGGGTAAATTCTTCAGGGGGTTTGCAGCTTACAGACAGGACAATAAACAACGCGCGTTTTACTATTGACCGTGATTTTGGTTTTCAGGTACATAATCTTAATGAGTTTAAAGATAAGTTTAGCTATAACTTTAAAGGCGCTATATCTATGGGAGAAGGCCGTAATAGTACTGACGAGCCTGATAACGGGCTGGCGTATACCGGTAAGGCAGAACTCTTTCCATTTGGGGCGTTTACCAAAGACGGCACCTATTTTGAAGGAGACCTTATGCGGGAGCAGGCACCAAAGCTTATGATATCCGGGGCCTACCAGTACAACAATAAGGCACGCCGCACGCAAGGCCAACTGGGCAATGACTTGTTTGAAAAGCGCGACATGCGCTCAATACTTGCTGATGCTATGTTTAAATATGACGGCTGGGCTTTTATGGCAGCTTATATGCAGCGTATTGCCAAAAATCCGGTGACGTATAATCCTGATGACATAACCGATAGAGAATATGTTTTTACCGGCCACGGGTTTGATTACCAGGCGAGCTATTTGTTTCCTTCAAATTATGAAGTTATAGGCAGGTTCTCAACACAGGATGTTCACCGTGACATACAGGCTTTTGCTCCTGATGCAAAACAATTCAGCCTCGGGGTTACCAAATATATATGGGAGCATGCCTTTAAAGCCCAAATGGAATTGACACTTGACGACCTTGACTATTTTGACGGGACATCAAAGCAAAACTGGTATGTGCGTTTCCAGATAGAGATGGGTATATAA
- a CDS encoding lysophospholipid acyltransferase family protein, which translates to MHYLAFIIIYPILLFISILPFRVLYFFSDLAYVLVYYIIGYRKSTVRLNLKLTLPHLSGRDRLKIEKKFYHHFCDTFVEMIKTMTISDREINKRFKLENMELVTEFEKKGKSVVLICAHYGSYEWLLVMNRFLTTHKGFGIYKRINNKYFDKLVRDIRGKFDAELIDTKETIPVMKDNQRKGILGYYGFISDQSPKIHRVPYWGQFFGMEVPVHAGAEMLAKKLDMNVMFVKGKKARRGYYSAEFIPFEGTPKDTPLYEITDRFLRLLEEQIREVPEYYLWTHKRFKHRRNDPPATNGTTA; encoded by the coding sequence ATGCACTACCTGGCGTTTATCATTATTTACCCCATCCTGCTTTTCATCTCGATACTGCCTTTCAGGGTACTGTATTTTTTTTCTGACCTGGCTTATGTTTTAGTATACTATATCATTGGTTATAGGAAAAGCACCGTTCGGCTTAACCTCAAGCTAACACTACCGCACCTGTCTGGCCGCGATCGCCTGAAAATCGAGAAAAAGTTTTACCATCACTTCTGTGACACGTTTGTGGAAATGATAAAGACCATGACCATAAGTGATAGGGAGATAAACAAACGCTTTAAGCTGGAAAATATGGAACTTGTAACAGAGTTTGAGAAAAAAGGCAAGAGTGTGGTACTCATCTGCGCGCATTACGGGAGCTATGAATGGCTGTTGGTTATGAACCGTTTCCTGACTACGCACAAGGGTTTTGGCATTTATAAAAGAATCAATAATAAATACTTTGATAAACTGGTAAGAGATATCCGCGGAAAGTTTGACGCTGAGCTTATTGATACTAAAGAGACCATACCGGTAATGAAAGACAATCAGCGAAAGGGTATTCTTGGGTACTATGGCTTCATCAGCGACCAGTCTCCCAAAATACACCGTGTGCCCTATTGGGGCCAATTTTTCGGGATGGAAGTACCGGTACACGCCGGGGCTGAAATGCTCGCAAAAAAGCTGGATATGAATGTAATGTTCGTGAAAGGAAAAAAAGCAAGACGCGGCTATTACAGCGCTGAGTTTATTCCGTTTGAAGGTACACCGAAAGACACACCGCTATACGAAATTACAGACCGTTTCCTGAGGCTTCTGGAAGAACAGATACGCGAAGTGCCGGAATACTATTTATGGACACACAAGCGCTTTAAACATCGCCGCAACGACCCGCCTGCTACAAACGGAACCACTGCTTAA
- a CDS encoding TonB-dependent receptor: protein MKPKLFLIAFILFSSFCFAQNIEVKGTVNEAATGMPIPGVTVAVKNSQLGTVTDIDGNFAISVPSGSVLVFSSIGFQPFEQAVNESRTLTVTLSEDTRTLDEVVVIGYGTQRRREVTGAVSVVNAEVIENLRPIKIEQALQGTVPGVNVTTQSGAPGAGLNVRIRGIATNGNAEPLVLIDGIISGMSFSDLNFNDIESITVLKDAQAAIYGTAGANGVILVTTKKGRKNMKPVFSYNNYFGFQETSRKLPLLNATEYALLLNERYANGGQAVPFPDVSNLGEGTDWQDQVFRKGAPIIQHDFSVQGGSDKTTYMISGQHFEQDGIVGNADKSHFERNNIRAAMNVDVTEKFKLNSNVIYTWLNRNSFNENTLGSVLFNAINTPSIYSPYTSTGDFTQLPISSSPGNPGGTLGNEIINPLAQIANTFQEYKLRRFFGNIGLDWDIVDNLTFTSRFGYNTQDADERIFNKQISYGGKVFDNVRSTVNQNAFNNNDFTFDAYFNYKKSFAETHNFAVTLGTTIFKTWGTGLYATGFDVPNNSWDFAYVELTTGTAPNKNVGSYIYDDRRTSYFARLQYDFKGRYLLSGMIRRDNSNRFGSNYRSAWFPSVTGGWIITDESFFPENKVLTFAKLRASYGLMGNDLIGSYLYQSRLSGEGTYVFDGQLVNGVAPGILPTYDVRWEAARKFDAGLDLRMFNDKLEITADYFYDKRADLLIPGIPVTALTGIAGPGAGYPTLNAGDVVNKGFDLGLNYKGKAGDFGYTVNYNVSFINNEVTYIKDNNILQGGAFGVGQPAITRMEVGQPLGYFYGYQMDGIFQTPEEVAAHPSQFAVGGVEAQPGDIRYKDTNGDGVINANDKTNIGDPIPDATMGINIALNYKGFDFVAYGFASIGNDMVRNYERTSTDVQRMNYTLDRWTGPGTSNSVPRVTTGATGNNVFSSYFVEDASYFRIQNVQLGYTINPEFTKKAWLDKVRIYVGANNLYTFTKYMGYDPGASSGDPLSSGIDYGFYPVPRTYLVGLNLNF from the coding sequence ATGAAGCCAAAATTATTTTTGATTGCATTTATCCTCTTCAGCTCGTTTTGCTTTGCGCAAAATATTGAGGTGAAGGGTACGGTAAATGAGGCGGCAACCGGTATGCCTATACCCGGGGTAACTGTCGCAGTAAAAAATTCTCAATTAGGCACCGTTACAGATATTGACGGAAACTTTGCAATAAGTGTCCCTTCGGGTTCTGTTCTTGTTTTTTCATCAATAGGCTTTCAACCATTTGAGCAAGCCGTAAATGAAAGCCGTACATTAACTGTAACTTTAAGCGAAGACACACGCACTCTTGACGAAGTTGTTGTTATTGGTTACGGTACACAGCGCCGCCGCGAGGTAACTGGTGCAGTAAGTGTTGTTAATGCTGAAGTAATTGAAAATCTTCGCCCAATAAAAATTGAGCAGGCATTGCAGGGCACAGTGCCGGGCGTAAATGTTACAACACAATCTGGTGCGCCAGGTGCAGGATTGAATGTAAGAATCCGTGGTATTGCTACTAACGGTAACGCTGAACCGCTTGTATTAATTGATGGTATTATTAGCGGCATGTCTTTCAGCGACCTGAACTTTAATGATATAGAAAGTATAACAGTGCTTAAAGATGCCCAGGCCGCTATATATGGTACAGCAGGTGCTAATGGCGTTATACTTGTTACTACCAAAAAAGGCAGAAAGAACATGAAACCGGTATTCTCTTATAACAATTACTTCGGATTTCAGGAAACTTCAAGAAAACTCCCTTTGCTGAATGCTACTGAGTATGCCCTGCTTCTAAACGAGCGCTATGCTAACGGCGGACAGGCAGTGCCTTTCCCTGATGTATCAAATCTTGGCGAAGGCACTGACTGGCAAGATCAGGTTTTCAGGAAAGGTGCTCCTATAATTCAACATGACTTTAGTGTTCAGGGTGGAAGTGATAAGACCACATATATGATTAGCGGGCAGCACTTTGAACAGGACGGTATAGTTGGTAATGCAGATAAGTCTCATTTCGAGCGAAATAACATCAGAGCAGCCATGAATGTTGATGTTACCGAAAAATTCAAGCTTAACTCTAATGTTATTTATACATGGTTAAACAGGAATTCGTTTAATGAAAACACCCTTGGTTCAGTACTGTTTAATGCTATCAATACTCCATCAATATATTCACCATACACATCAACGGGTGATTTTACACAACTGCCTATATCGTCATCTCCTGGCAACCCGGGCGGTACGTTGGGTAATGAAATAATCAATCCATTGGCACAAATTGCCAATACGTTTCAGGAGTACAAACTGCGTAGGTTCTTTGGCAACATTGGCCTTGACTGGGATATTGTAGACAACCTTACCTTTACTTCAAGGTTTGGTTATAACACCCAGGATGCTGATGAAAGGATTTTCAACAAACAAATATCTTACGGCGGAAAAGTCTTTGATAATGTAAGGAGTACAGTAAACCAGAATGCATTTAACAATAACGACTTTACTTTTGATGCTTATTTCAACTACAAAAAGTCTTTTGCTGAAACACATAATTTTGCTGTAACTCTTGGTACAACTATATTCAAGACATGGGGCACCGGATTATATGCTACAGGATTTGACGTGCCTAATAACTCATGGGATTTTGCCTATGTAGAGCTTACTACAGGCACTGCACCTAATAAAAATGTGGGTTCTTATATATATGACGACAGGAGGACATCATACTTTGCAAGGCTTCAATACGACTTTAAGGGGCGCTATCTCCTTTCCGGCATGATACGCCGCGATAACTCAAACAGGTTTGGTTCAAATTACCGTTCAGCATGGTTCCCGTCAGTTACCGGCGGATGGATTATTACGGACGAATCATTCTTCCCTGAAAATAAAGTGCTTACGTTTGCTAAACTTCGTGCAAGCTACGGTTTGATGGGTAATGACCTTATCGGTTCTTATCTGTATCAATCAAGGCTAAGCGGCGAAGGAACATATGTTTTTGACGGCCAACTGGTAAATGGTGTAGCACCTGGCATATTGCCAACATATGATGTACGCTGGGAAGCAGCAAGAAAATTTGATGCCGGCCTTGATTTGAGAATGTTTAATGATAAACTGGAAATAACCGCAGACTACTTTTATGATAAAAGGGCTGACTTGCTGATTCCAGGAATTCCGGTAACAGCTTTAACCGGCATTGCTGGCCCTGGTGCAGGCTATCCTACACTTAATGCCGGAGATGTTGTAAATAAAGGGTTTGATCTGGGACTAAATTATAAGGGTAAGGCGGGTGACTTTGGTTACACGGTAAATTACAATGTGTCTTTCATTAATAATGAGGTTACTTATATTAAAGATAATAACATACTACAGGGGGGTGCATTCGGCGTAGGGCAGCCAGCTATTACACGTATGGAAGTAGGCCAGCCACTGGGCTATTTCTACGGATACCAAATGGATGGTATATTCCAGACACCAGAAGAAGTTGCTGCACATCCGTCTCAATTTGCTGTTGGCGGTGTTGAAGCACAACCGGGTGATATACGTTATAAAGACACTAATGGAGACGGTGTTATCAACGCGAATGACAAGACAAACATTGGTGACCCTATTCCTGACGCTACGATGGGTATCAATATTGCGCTGAACTATAAAGGCTTTGATTTTGTAGCCTATGGGTTTGCTTCAATAGGAAATGACATGGTACGCAATTATGAAAGGACATCGACTGACGTACAGCGCATGAACTATACACTAGACCGTTGGACAGGCCCGGGCACAAGTAATAGTGTTCCGCGTGTAACAACAGGTGCAACCGGTAACAATGTTTTCTCAAGCTATTTTGTTGAAGACGCTTCGTACTTCAGGATTCAGAATGTGCAGCTTGGCTATACAATTAATCCTGAATTTACAAAAAAGGCGTGGCTTGATAAAGTAAGGATTTATGTAGGTGCAAATAACCTGTACACTTTTACAAAATATATGGGTTATGATCCCGGCGCTTCAAGTGGCGATCCTCTTTCATCAGGTATTGATTACGGATTTTACCCTGTACCAAGAACATATCTTGTTGGCTTAAACTTAAATTTCTAA
- a CDS encoding aminotransferase class V-fold PLP-dependent enzyme codes for MLTSEQTMIGTELEQYFLPFRKNIIGIGQEFPSPFGMQRMVYTDWTASGRLYRPIEEKIINEFGPYVANTHTETTVSGTAMTNAYHEARHIIKHHVNAGPDDVLITYGTGMTGVINKFQRILGLKVPEQLRGYTNIPDEARPVVFVSHMEHHSNQTSWLETIARVEIIPACPEGLLCLDSFAALLAKYKDHPLKIASITACSNVTGIKTPYYEVAKLMHRNNGLCFVDFACSAPYVHIDMHPADSEAWLDAIFFSPHKFLGGPGTSGVLIFNKKLYSNTVPDHPGGGTVKWTNPWGGHKYFDDIEEREDGGTPGFLQVIKTALAIKLKEQMGVEKILQREKELIDYAFAQLEQVANLTLLAPQHKNRLGVISFYIDGLHFNLGVKLLNDRFGIQTRGGCSCAGTYGHYLLHVDEEQSNYLTEKISCGDLKEKPGWIRMSIHPTTTNAEIQYVCKSIKQLAENHPDWAKDYQYNPASNEFVHNAARPVEDSMVKQWFRL; via the coding sequence ATGCTGACTTCAGAACAAACAATGATTGGTACAGAACTGGAACAATATTTTCTTCCTTTCCGAAAAAATATTATTGGTATAGGGCAGGAGTTTCCATCGCCGTTCGGCATGCAGCGCATGGTTTATACTGACTGGACTGCCAGTGGAAGGCTTTACCGCCCAATTGAAGAGAAGATCATAAATGAATTCGGCCCTTATGTTGCCAACACCCATACCGAAACCACGGTAAGCGGTACGGCAATGACTAACGCTTACCATGAGGCCAGGCACATTATAAAGCACCACGTAAATGCCGGCCCTGATGATGTATTGATTACATATGGTACAGGCATGACAGGAGTCATCAATAAATTTCAGCGTATACTTGGGCTAAAAGTGCCTGAACAGTTAAGGGGCTATACCAATATTCCTGACGAGGCAAGGCCGGTAGTGTTTGTGTCGCACATGGAGCACCACAGCAACCAGACATCATGGCTCGAAACTATTGCCAGAGTAGAAATCATACCGGCATGCCCTGAAGGTTTGCTGTGCCTTGACAGTTTTGCAGCGTTGCTTGCAAAGTATAAAGATCATCCGCTTAAGATTGCTTCTATAACAGCATGCAGCAATGTAACCGGTATAAAAACGCCATACTATGAAGTTGCAAAACTGATGCACCGGAACAATGGCCTTTGCTTTGTAGATTTTGCCTGCTCTGCGCCATATGTACACATAGATATGCATCCGGCCGACAGTGAGGCGTGGCTCGATGCCATCTTCTTTTCACCGCACAAATTTCTTGGCGGCCCCGGTACAAGCGGTGTGCTTATCTTCAATAAAAAACTTTATAGTAATACGGTACCCGACCATCCCGGAGGAGGCACTGTAAAATGGACAAACCCATGGGGCGGCCATAAATACTTTGACGATATTGAAGAGCGCGAAGATGGCGGTACTCCGGGCTTTTTGCAAGTCATAAAAACTGCACTGGCCATAAAGCTGAAAGAGCAGATGGGCGTGGAGAAAATACTTCAGCGGGAAAAGGAACTCATTGACTATGCTTTTGCCCAACTTGAGCAGGTTGCTAATCTTACACTCCTGGCACCCCAGCACAAAAACAGGCTAGGCGTAATTTCATTTTACATTGACGGCCTGCATTTTAACCTTGGCGTAAAGCTGCTTAATGACCGTTTTGGTATACAAACACGCGGCGGGTGCAGCTGTGCCGGTACTTACGGGCACTACTTGCTGCACGTAGATGAGGAGCAGTCCAATTACCTTACCGAGAAAATAAGCTGCGGTGACCTGAAAGAAAAACCGGGATGGATACGTATGTCAATTCACCCGACCACAACAAATGCCGAGATACAATATGTTTGTAAAAGCATAAAACAATTGGCTGAAAACCACCCTGATTGGGCAAAGGATTACCAGTATAACCCGGCGAGTAATGAGTTTGTGCATAATGCAGCGCGCCCGGTTGAGGATAGTATGGTTAAGCAGTGGTTCCGTTTGTAG